In Leishmania donovani BPK282A1 complete genome, chromosome 1, one DNA window encodes the following:
- a CDS encoding MCAK-like kinesin, putative, which produces MMSAEPPSSQPYISDVLRRYQLERFQSSFASSMTIKDLLALQPEDFNRYGVVEAMDILRLRDAIEYIKANPLPASRSGSDVLDNDGDGDGDDSTPEGKEGCSTERRRQYTARGTTVLCGSTDTAEEVKRKSRIIVAIRKRPLSAGEQTNGFTDIMDADNNGEIVLKEPKVKVDLRKYTHVHRFFFDEVFDEACDNVDVYNRAARALIDTVFDGGCATCFAYGQTGSGKTHTMLGKGPEPGLYALAAKDMFDRLTSDTRIVVSFYEIYSGKLFDLLNGRRPLRALEDDKGRVNIRGLTEHCSTSVEDLMTIIDQGSGVRSCGSTGANDTSSRSHAILEIKLKAKRTSKQSGKFTFIDLAGSERGADTVDCARQTRLEGAEINKSLLALKECIRFLDQNRKHVPFRGSKLTEVLRDSFIGNCRTVMIGAVSPSNNNAEHTLNTLRYADRVKELKRNATERRTVCVPNDQEEAFFDTTESRPPSRRTTTRLSAAAPLFSGTSTAAPACKSTLLSSRSVNTLSPSSQGKSTLVTPKPLSRDRTPDMVCAKRPRDSDRSGEDEVVARPSGRPSFKRFEGGAELVAAQRSRVIDQYNAYLETDMNCIKEEYQVKYDAEQMNANTRTFVERARLLVSEKRRAMESFLTQLDELDKIAQQVASITAFQQHLPPTQPSSSSF; this is translated from the coding sequence ATGATGTCGGCCgagccgccgtcgtcgcagcCGTACATCAgcgacgtgctgcggcggtacCAGCTGGAGCGCTTTCAGAGTTCCTTTGCATCGAGCATGACCATCAAGGACCTCCTCGCCCTGCAGCCGGAGGACTTCAACCGCTACGGCGTCGTAGAGGCAATGGACATTttgcggctgcgcgacgccATCGAGTACATCAAGGCCAACCCGCTCCCCGCCTCGCGCTCCGGCAGTGACGTGCtcgacaacgacggcgacggcgacggcgatgacagTACGccggaggggaaggaggggtgcTCGACGGAGCGCCGACGGCAGTACACAGCACGAGGAACCACCGTCCTTTGCGGGTCGACCGAcaccgccgaggaggtgaagcgcAAGAGCCGCATCATCGTCGCCATTCGCAAGCGTCCGCTCAGCGCCGGGGAGCAGACGAACGGCTTCACGGACATCATGGACGCCGACAACAACGGCGAGATTGTGCTGAAGGAGCCAAAGGTGAAGGTCGACCTCCGCAAGTACACCCACGTGcaccgcttcttcttcgacGAGGTTTTCGACGAGGCGTGCGACAACGTCGACGTGTACAACCGCGCTGCCCGCGCGCTGATCGACACCGTCttcgacggcggctgcgcgacatGCTTCGCCTATGGGCAGACAGGGAGCGGCAAGACACACACGATGCTCGGCAAGGGCCCCGAGCCGGGCCTGTACGCACTCGCCGCCAAAGACATGTTTGACCGCCTCACGAGCGACACGCGCATCGTTGTTTCCTTTTACGAGATCTACAGCGGGAAGCTCTTTGACTTGCTGAACGGCCGGCGACCACTGCGAGCCCTCGAGGACGACAAGGGGAGGGTGAACATCCGCGGCCTCACCGAACACTGCTCTACCAGCGTGGAGGACCTCATGACGATCATCGACcagggcagcggcgttcgcagctgcggctccaccggcgccaaCGACACGAGCTCCCGCTCCCACGCCATTCTCGAGATCAAGCTCAAGGCGAAACGGACGTCGAAGCAGAGCGGCAAGTTCACATTCATCGACCTCGCTGGAagcgagcgcggcgccgacacgGTGGATTGCGCGCGACAGACACGCCTCGAAGGGGCGGAGATTAACAAGAGCCTACTCGCTCTGAAGGAGTGCATTCGTTTTTTAGATCAGAACAGGAAGCACGTCCCGTTCCGCGGCTCGAAGCTGACTGAGGTGCTCCGCGACTCGTTTATCGGCAACTGCCGCACGGTGATGATCGGCGCCGTCTCTCCGTCCAACAACAATGCCGAGCACACGCTGAACACGTTGCGCTACGCCGATCGCGTCaaggagctgaagcgcaaCGCCACGGAGCGGCgcaccgtgtgcgtgcccaACGACCAGGAAGAGGCCTTCTTTGACACGACCGAGAGCAGGCCACCGTCGCGGAGGACGACAACTCGGCTTTCTGCGGCCGCCCCGCTTTTCTCCGGCACTTCGACGGCTGCCCCAGCATGTAAAAGCACGTTgctcagcagccgctccgtcAACACActctcgccgtcgtcgcaggGCAAGTCGACTCTCGTCACCCCGAAGCCACTGTCGCGCGATCGGACTCCGGACATGGTGTGCGCTAAGCGGCCCCGCGACTCAGACCGAAGCGGCGAAGACGAAGTGGTGGCGCGGCCGAGTGGGCGCCCAAGCTTCAAGCGCttcgagggcggcgccgagctCGTGGCGGCCCAGCGCAGTCGTGTCATTGACCAATACAACGCCTACCTCGAGACGGACATGAACTGTATCAAGGAGGAGTACCAGGTGAAGTACGACGCAGAGCAGATGAACGCCAACACGCGCACCTTTGTCGAGCGCGCACGCCTGCTGGTGAGCGAGAAGCGGCGCGCGATGGAGTCCTTCCTAACGCAGCTGGACGAGCTCGATAAGATCGCGCAGCAGGTCGCCAGCATCACCGCCTttcagcagcacctgccGCCAACGCAGCCGTCTTCATCGTCCTTTTAG
- a CDS encoding carboxylase, putative, whose amino-acid sequence MPAPIFDKVLVANRGEIACRVMATCQRLGIKTVAVYSTADEQAKHVKVADEGVCIGPPASVESYLCIDKIVDACKKTGAQAVHPGYGFLSENGEFQSALHKNNIIFVGPDAHSIEAMGDKIESKRLARSAGVTCIPGFIGEVKTHEDVLKFAREVGYPVMIKASGGGGGKGMRVAYNDNQCVEYYDMCKEEAKAAFNSDKMLVEKFIENPRHIEIQVIADRRGNTLYLPERECSIQRRNQKVIEEAPSVLLDAKTRKAMGEEAVAMARAVQYVSAGTVENVVNPQKQFYFLEMNTRLQVEHPITEEITGIDLVEQMLRAAADLPLSITQDDIKINGHAMECRVYAEDPMKNYFPSIGRLTMYQEPTGPGVRCDSGIIEGSQISVYYDPLICKLSTWGKDRTACIERMEKALDEYVIRGLRHNICLLRDVITEPRYQSGNLTTNYLPEQYPNGFKKAELTAEETQLMYKAAACVHLKRERTHYTQGTAPSERQFYVSVGAKQEGEMPVYVRQLDDSHFEVAASKSGPFKKLEMAWKVSYPIIRVNDGEKETVLQFWGTNEVTYGIQMKGTTFDVNVMSDLQSVLGHFVPVVETTVNTKQILSPMPGVIVAIKVQPGQTVIAGEELLTLEAMKMRNKIHAQADGKVKEIKAKLGATVEDSEVLVELE is encoded by the coding sequence ATGCCTGCTCCGATTTTCGACAAGGTTCTCGTCGCTAACCGCGGCGAGATCGCCTGCCGTGTGATGGCGACCTGCCAGCGCCTGGGAATCAAGACGGTGGCCGTCTACTCCACCGCCGATGAGCAGGCCAAGCACGTGAAGGTGGCGGACGAGGGCGTCTGCATTGGCCCCCCCGCCTCCGTAGAGAGCTACCTGTGTATTGACAAGATTGTGGATGCCTGCAAGAAGACGGGTGCTCAGGCTGTTCACCCAGGGTACGGCTTCCTGTCCGAGAACGGCGAGTTTCAGTCGGCCTTGCACAAGAACAACATCATCTTCGTTGGCCCAGACGCGCACTCTATCGAGGCTATGGGCGACAAGATCGAGTCGAAGCGGCTTGCCCGCAGTGCTGGAGTGACGTGTATTCCTGGCTTCATCGGCGAGGTGAAGACGCACGAGGACGTGCTGAAGTTTGCGAGAGAGGTCGGCTACCCGGTCATGATCAAGGCTtccggtggtggtggtggcaagGGCATGCGAGTAGCGTACAATGACAATCAGTGCGTGGAGTACTACGACATGTGCAAGGAGGAGGCCAAGGCCGCCTTCAACAGCGACAAGATGCTCGTCGAGAAGTTCATCGAAAACCCGCGTCACATCGAGATCCAGGTGATCGCGGATCGCAGGGGCAACACCCTGTACCTGCCGGAGCGCGAGTGCTCCATTCAGCGCCGCAACCAGAAGGTgatcgaggaggcgccgTCGGTCCTGTTGGATGCAAAGACCCGCAAGGCCATGGGCGAGGAGGCTGTCGCGATGGCGCGAGCCGTGCAGTACGTCAGCGCCGGCACGGTCGAGAACGTCGTCAACCCGCAGAAGCAGTTCTATTTCCTCGAGATGAACACCCGCCTCCAGGTGGAGCACCCTATCACGGAGGAGATCACCGGCATTGATCTCGTGGAGCAGATGCTCCGTGCCGCGGCAGACCTGCCGCTCAGCATCACGCAGGACGACATCAAGATCAACGGCCATGCCATGGAGTGTCGCGTGTACGCCGAGGACCCGATGAAGAACTACTTCCCGTCCATCGGCCGCCTCACCATGTATCAGGAGCCGACCGGCCCCGGCGTGCGCTGCGACTCTGGCATCATCGAAGGGTCCCAGATCTCGGTTTATTACGACCCGCTCATCTGCAAGCTGTCCACCTGGGGAAAGGACCGCACGGCGTGCATTGAGCGTATGGAGAAAGCGCTGGACGAGTACGTCATTCGCGGCCTGCGCCACAATATTTGCCTCCTGCGCGACGTTATCACGGAGCCGCGTTACCAGAGCGGTAACCTCACCACCAACTACCTGCCGGAGCAGTACCCGAACGGGTTCAAGAAGGCGGAGCTGACCGCGGAGGAGACGCAGCTGATGTATAAGGCGGCCGCCTGCGTGCACCTGAAGCGCGAGCGCACTCACTACACCCAGGGCACCGCTCCGTCGGAGCGTCAGTTCTACGTCTCTGTCGGCGCTAAGCAGGAGGGCGAGATGCCGGTGTACGTTCGGCAGCTCGACGACTCCCACTTCGAGGTCGCCGCGTCGAAGAGCGGTCCGTTTAAGAAGCTGGAGATGGCGTGGAAGGTCAGCTATCCGATCATCCGCGTGAACGAtggagagaaggagacggtgctgcagtTCTGGGGCACCAATGAGGTGACTTACGGCATCCAGATGAAGGGCACCACTTTCGACGTGAATGTAATGAGCGACTTGCAGTCCGTGCTGGGCCACTTCGTGCCGGTTGTAGAGACCACCGTCAACACGAAGCAGATTCTGTCGCCGATGCCAGGTGTCATTGTCGCCATCAAGGTGCAGCCTGGGCAGACGGTGATCGCCGGTGAAGAGCTTCTGACGCTGGAGGCCATGAAGATGCGCAACAAGATCCACGCTCAGGCGGACGGCAAGGTGAAGGAGATCAAGGCCAAGCTCGGCGCCACCGTGGAGGACAGTGAAGTGCTAGTCGAGCTTGAGTAA